The Vicia villosa cultivar HV-30 ecotype Madison, WI linkage group LG1, Vvil1.0, whole genome shotgun sequence genome includes a region encoding these proteins:
- the LOC131623269 gene encoding uncharacterized protein LOC131623269: MLACHPEKRISFNRSIRDGDLVIVYERHDNMKAVTVSEGSVLQNRFGVFKHSDWIGKPFGGKVFSSKGGFVYLLAPTPELWTLVLSHRTQILYIADISLVVMNLEIVPGCVVLESGTGSGSLTTSLARAVAPKGHVYTFDFHEQRAASARDDFERTGLSGLISVGVRDIQGKGFPDEFVGLADSVFLDLPQPWLAIPSAAKMLKQDATLCSFSPCIEQVQRSCDALQSCFTDIRTFEILLRQYEVREEKMESSHEDANGSNGSLSRKRRQCSDGNHIVSNSTSSVMARPCGEARGHTGYLTFARLKWFS, translated from the exons ATGTTGGCTTGTCATCCTGAGAAAAGAATATCGTTCAACCGATCGATTCGTGACGGCGATCTGGTGATTGTTTACGAGAGGCATGACAATATGAAGGCTGTAACAGTGTCTGAGGGTTCGGTTTTGCAGAATCGTTTCGGTGTTTTTAAGCATTCAGATTGGATTGGAAAGCCTTTTGGGGGTAAAGTGTTTAGCAGTAAGGGTGGTTTTGTTTACTTGTTAGCTCCGACACCGGAGTTATGGACTCTGGTGTTGAGTCATAGGACTCAAATTTTATATATTGCGGATATTAGTTTGGTTGTTATGAACTTGGAGATTGTTCCTGGTTGCGTGGTTCTTGAATCGGGAACTGGAAGTGGGTCTTTAACTACTTCGCTTGCAAGAGCAGTTGCGCCTAAAGGACATGTCTATACGTTTGATTTTCATGAACAAAGGGCTGCATCAGCTAG GGATGATTTTGAGAGAACGGGTTTAAGCGGTTTAATCAGTGTGGGAGTTAGGGACATTCAGGGTAAGGGATTTCCTGATGAGTTTGTTGGCTTGGCGGACTCTGTATTTTTGGATCTACCTCAACCTTGGTTGGCCATTCCTTCAGCGGCAAAAATGCTTAAACAAGATGCCACATTGTGCTCATTCTCTCCGTGTATTGAACAAGTACAACGATCGTGTGATGCACTTCAGTCCTGCTTCACAG ATATAAGGACATTTGAGATACTCTTACGCCAATATGAAGTTCGAGAAGAAAAAATGGAAAGCTCACACGAAGATGCCAATGGTTCTAATGGTTCTCTTTCTCGCAAGAGGAGACAGTGTTCAGATGGAAACCATATTGTCAGCAATTCTACTTCATCTGTCATGGCTAGACCTTGTGGCGAAGCTCGAGGTCACACAGGCTATTTGACATTTGCAAGACTTAAATGGTTTTCATGA